A region of Drosophila suzukii chromosome 2L, CBGP_Dsuzu_IsoJpt1.0, whole genome shotgun sequence DNA encodes the following proteins:
- the LOC108011006 gene encoding keratin-associated protein 17-1 has product MDGFYSNNGCGSNNSGYSQSPRSGNCGSYCGSCPNGQCPRMEAGGNGAQGQSRLGCPGGNCCPGGCCPTGKSRFSRDWQNGGRQH; this is encoded by the coding sequence ATGGACGGATTTTATAGTAACAACGGTTGCGGTTCCAACAACAGCGGCTACTCCCAGAGTCCAAGGAGTGGCAACTGTGGATCCTATTGTGGCAGTTGCCCCAATGGCCAGTGCCCCCGAATGGAGGCTGGTGGCAATGGGGCACAAGGCCAGAGCCGGCTGGGTTGTCCTGGCGGCAACTGTTGTCCCGGCGGATGCTGTCCGACCGGAAAGTCGCGCTTCAGTCGAGACTGGCAGAATGGCGGACGCCAGCATTAA
- the LOC108012462 gene encoding leech-derived tryptase inhibitor C-like, whose product MRCLVLMPFCVLALLGLSAAQLCPCTRELDPVCGSDSKTYSNPCLLECAAKGKGITLVKQGRC is encoded by the coding sequence ATGCGTTGCCTCGTTCTGATGCCTTTCTGCGTGCTTGCACTTTTGGGCCTTTCTGCGGCCCAACTTTGTCCGTGTACTAGAGAACTTGACCCAGTCTGTGGATCGGATTCTAAGACCTACTCCAACCCTTGCCTTCTCGAGTGCGCAGCAAAAGGAAAAGGGATTACCTTGGTCAAACAAGGACGTTGCTAG
- the bchs gene encoding WD repeat and FYVE domain-containing protein 3: MNVMRKLRGAASAGSTSGSSTANNSTPEGNRTPTVPAANGRTTEEALMDARVLVSLNTLKKLFNEYTHPREPLSEQERDAKLYEMLPLFCKVFSSCPANDMSEKFWDVVAFCQQVSRLMVSEIRKRASNQSTEAASIAIVKFLEVETTEETSSGWMLLATLNLLANGDVSLIQVMTAAAVPSTLVKCLYLFFDLPIIEDDEPTADGGAVSEFNAHERRTLLQKVFVQLLVKLCSYPYPAEELARMDDLTLLFSAITSPCPIHNIVWRKNAAEILTRISRNGLTDAVVSYIHSKGCMALCVDNMQRLTFGNPLEIVEMFVTVFCFLKDSSQVSQILMDDFRASQGYVFLSDFLLKFDNNRSQSLEIQAAVRNLVLMISSLCMCGFYELRPPASQFNTAFKLQNFQLPQATSRETCVRNVYAFQVLQNVFLKSTTPALCCTILDAISRVYHSENANYFILESEHTLSTFAERIHLKSPQIQEKFYDMLEFIVFQLNFVPCKELISLSLLLKHNQSTPCSILCLKTLLNILRHNAVFKDVYREVGILEIFVGCLIRYASHVQKITKGDESMVVEPEGDAEEDLLDTMGKHVLEALTMLLGGGASNNAQLFREYGGAKCVHELVKFKHCRPQALGIVRELILSVGGDDDMLHILSLMHSVSPSQVEFKIQILNMLLGCLKDSHRTRTVFRKVGGFVYVTSVFVSLDGSMARPQPDIPQQDLILLLQIVFQTLATAMRFEPANAKFFYQEISSSSLCDTLRLLGCFGGSSALQDFTGVYEPQQSLLKYYHEIFSGDILGVNFSEDVPYPLSYVCVVFRLLYSIALDNFESPNLNGIITLFSDPPALLRSPSKELAAPVHPSQLNLTQPSPEPRIVHPGVVLCMLQLLPAVENDEAPLKAVQLQVYLSEIIKSLVRSERNQQIMCDHGLAEKLLKLTRRALAEESHPLHVPMQYILERLAAQALQPTELRQFLRLGEPLSCADIDLQQPYKLGGPVPLTRIKTLVSMTTPRDFRAHGSSTLPPFVELDMSAEGFGCLYLPSLAPQATATAGGTIDANTIGGIGAGDRIFPPQTGLTYSTWFCVEKFSDPKTDPHCVRLLTLVRTIHNPREENLACLSILLSARDKAIVVSTQETLVTPRKSIGDWEPEGSDDGIARIWCPDLLHEGQWHNLVVVLNRAVLKNSSLFLYLDGVPMHTQKLHYIAQHPAAGNASLTSATQIFGYIGTPPIWRRYSRLCWKQGVCHLIEDVLTQQTVQTIYQLGPHYMGSLQAPQLGKQTESLVPLVPEDRVLLGLNAKAVSKLTLVKIRKVYSRADNKSIAKQLNMNSHENATPIKILHNSAGHLAGAGRSLGGVVVGYLGVRVFSPHPVSAMIDTVGGCNVLLGIIAMAQDVESLYAGVKALTCVVRSNRAAQAEMDRKRCYQTLGMFFKKKKHLLNSHILHLTFGLVGTVNSGQDMSSIPNVTAFQDLLCDLEIWHNAPNGLLRSLLEHLLELVVESSDKKQNIKIMRDLQLLVKLLHIITQIQDHSTREILFNLLETLLGGQPRHTDLLLFGQYVAAKLPLAHNGGLERAVLLPSMKNPAEDQDGGVAQNIYLRNRCLSLLHGLLFTPRNTVNYVICDDISKTLGMDWLLLFMQPHVHFTTVIIAVRILVVICANESFLVRFRDATHNGGYLRFTEMVSQRKMMGLGAQQLNQRPTNGTGTVIVATPQNTIQHLPTQIAGEVRAAALNIPGFQLLEWLMNHHLDVPELYFLMTALIMGQPVKVLATEHTKFDLDRVWSFLWGAPVSANTQLPKLNVCPEGVCVLLAMVRGIVHGGECAPWLHSHPETIIQLLFSLYQNLADFAPVMMSGDVITSLVAVLFPLTSRSADSEPNSGASTPTDDTGTSFALPPPEALHGAPQPKLTTHPVCKCIIDFLRVIVVDSLGLNMQGKLTAVIDLVLDAAPDTAELPLQVQYQTQIIIALMDHLLAADVLVGEQAALPLVPLLQSQMQQVAPNVFYLTTRIVDKLWQGCLARNPHDIFDFVIKLIVQAKRRSSSLSLEQLHHSLNRSILFLLSRPTDDSRAEQMSVLEALHKIIQHRLLIFGAGNHELEFIGCLTYCLLQLTADMKIVLEPATSRNTTWHVNPQTETSEPKDEDLNQLQGRNLIVGAAFRVWEELYVCKKPAIEEVFKVSLTSPPPNSKAPDLQTTREQVMELASTKWFTYVEAERKATYRVPWELHTQLHSKILKVTGGLSRFTSRTKAKKEELVRTRSTLTREAAYESTGIHVQLIKDLLDLRAKQYQQMLQHTQRYVYQDWVQSEMELTRERGLWGPTGSCSLDKWILDTTEGPHRMRKKTMRNDVFYLNYPYRPELELADNRQLKYKVASSLDSKTYALHGPQQPRILAEAADHHAMQQQSSLEAVHSHRLETSNSTSTPPPLALPKLVGHGPAPQESVDGNAPEDDEEEEDTSMTSDNETFLRLLEEQEKISFMFRCARVQGLDTFEGLLLFGKEHCYIVDGFTLLKNREIRDIDTLPPGAYEPIIPNSGGTCSTTSRAVSHKLRQCSKFAYEEIREVHKRRYLLQPIALEVFSEDGRNYLLSFPRKVRNKVNQRFLALATALNDNAQQSVAGQKRTASVEQTAGIFSGLIGETSVTQRWVRGEISNFQYLMHLNTLAGRSYNDLMQYPVFPWILADYDSEELDLTNPKTFRDFSRPMGAQAEERLEQFQKRFKEWDDPHGETPPYHYGTHYSSAMIVCSYLVRLEPFSQPFLKLQGGHFDLADRMFHSIKEAWLSASKLNMADVKELIPEFFYLPEFLSNFNSFDLGTKQNGETLNHVILPPWAKHDPREFIRLHRSALECDYVSQHLHLWIDLIFGCKQQGPAAVDAVNVFHHLFYEGNVDIYNIDDPLKKNATIGFINNFGQIPKQLFKKAHPAKKMGSSRHSALIDPTSLIQGNSTVLQTDRLFFHNLDNLKPSLQPIKELKGPVGQILQPDKTVFAVEQNKVMMPPSYTKYIAWGFADHSLRVGLYDTDRASFVSEASAQNSSEILACACPNAKMIVTAGTSSVVTIWKFDANRKSLAVKHSLHGHTDAVTCLAASAAYNVIVSGSRDGTAIVWDMTRFTFVRQLRGHAGVVAAVAINELTGDIATCSATWLHVWSINGDALAMVNTCVGSADRMQQILCVAFSQIREWDQQNVVITGSTDGVVRMWSLEHTQVPIDRKLKRGTEVSSQDKPDSVSLEGKDNKDDKISLIKPIRSLSQSEEELEIVKSASESSISEASQHSLESSKSAGAKADLEGEPRKSSISGAKSLHEMKSATVEGESSSCDPKSNEDEYSIRPSKSDTSLTDGFVLIDNDRHKGDQILRKGFRWQRQLMFRSKLTMHTAYDRKDNAEPASITALTVSKDHKILYVGDARGRIFSWSVTEQPGRGVADHWLKDEGADQCVKCHVKFTLYERKHHCRNCGQVFCNKCSRFESEISRLRILKPVRVCQACYSQLRTNSLDN, translated from the exons ATGAACGTAATGCGAAAGCTGCGCGGAGCGGCTAGCGCAGGTAGCACTAGTGGCTCTTCGACGGCCAACAACAGCACTCCTGAGGGAAACAGGACTCCAACCGTGCCCGCGGCCAATGGACGAACGACCGAGGAGGCCCTGATGGACGCCCGCGTCCTGGTCAGCCTCAACACGCTGAAGAAGCTCTTCAATGAATACACCCATCCGAGGGAACCGCTGAGCGAGCAGGAGCGCGATGCCAAGCTGTACGAGATGCTGCCACTCTTCTGCAAG GTCTTTAGCAGCTGTCCGGCCAACGACATGAGCGAAAAGTTCTGGGACGTGGTCGCCTTTTGCCAGCAGGTGTCCCGTCTCATGGTCAGCGAAATCCGGAAGCGAGCCTCCAACCAGAGCACGGAGGCGGCATCTATTGCCATCGTCAAGTTTCTGGAGGTGGAGACCACGGAGGAAACCAGCAGCGGATGGATGTTGCTGGCAACCCTTAACCTTCTGGCCAATGGAGACGTCTCTCTTATACAG GTGATGACTGCCGCAGCGGTTCCCTCGACACTGGTGAAGTGCCTGTATTTGTTCTTCGACCTGCCAATAATAGAGGACGATGAGCCAACAGCCGACGGAGGGGCAGTCAGTGAATTTAACGCCCACGAAAGGCGCACCCTCCTGCAAAAGGTGTTTGTGCAGCTGCTGGTTAAGCTCTGCTCGTACCCTTATCCCGCCGAGGAACTGGCCCGCATGGATGACTTGACGCTGCTATTTTCGGCCATCACGTCGCCCTGTCCCATCCACAACATTGTGTGGCGCAAGAATGCAGCTGAAATCCTAACCAGAATATCAAGAAACGGTCTGACCGATGCTGTGGTTAGCTACATACATT CCAAGGGCTGCATGGCGCTGTGCGTAGACAACATGCAACGCCTGACGTTTGGGAATCCTTTGGAAATCGTCGAGATGTTCGTCACCGTGTTCTGCTTTCTCAAGGACTCTAGTCAGGTTTCCCAGATACTCATGGATGATTTTCGCGCCTCTCAGGGTTACGTGTTTCTCAGTGATTTTCTGCTAAA GTTTGACAACAACCGTAGCCAATCGCTGGAGATTCAAGCAGCCGTACGTAATCTTGTTCTGATGATCTCTTCGTTGTGCATGTGTGGCTTTTACGAGCTGCGACCGCCAGCTTCGCAGTTCAACACGGCTTTCAAGCTGCAGAACTTCCAGCTGCCGCAGGCCACCTCACGGGAGACGTGTGTGCGAAATGTGTACGCCTTTCAGGTGCTACAGAACGTATTCCTTAAGTCCACGACGCCCGCACTATGCTGCACCATCCTGGACGCAATTTCGCGGGTGTACCACTCAGAGAACGCCAACTATTTCATCCTGGAATCGGAGCACACGCTCAGTACGTTCGCGGAGCGCATACATCTGAAAAGTCCACAGATTCAGGAGAAGTTCTACGACATGCTGGAGTTCATCGTCTTCCAGCTGAACTTTGTGCCATGCAAGGAGCTGATCAGCCTTTCGCTTTTGCTGAAGCACAACCAGTCGACGCCCTGCAGCATTCTGTGCCTGAAGACATTGCTAAATATTTTGCGACACAACGCTGTCTTTAAAGACGTCTACCGTGAAGTGGGTATTCTGGAGATCTTCGTGGGCTGCCTTATACGATACGCATCCCATGTGCAGAAAATTACCAAGGGCGATGAATCAATGGTGGTGGAGCCAGAAGGTGACGCGGAGGAAGACCTGCTGGACACGATGGGAAAACATGTACTGGAGGCTCTGACCATGCTGTTGGGCGGTGGAGCCAGTAACAATGCCCAACTCTTTCGTGAATACGGTGGCGCCAAGTGCGTCCATGAGCTGGTAAAGTTCAAGCACTGTAGACCGCAGGCTCTCGGCATCGTCAGGGAACTGATTCTGTCCGTAGGTGGAGACGACGACATGCTGCACATACTCTCGCTGATGCACAGCGTCAGCCCATCGCAGGTTGAGTTCAAGatccagatactaaacatgcTGCTCGGCTGCCTAAAAGACTCCCACCGCACACGTACCGTATTTCGCAAAGTCGGTGGATTTGTTTACGTCACCAGTGTTTTCGTGTCTCTGGACGGCAGCATGGCACGACCGCAACCGGACATTCCACAACAGGATCTCATTCTGCTACTGCAAATAGTCTTCCAGACCCTGGCCACGGCCATGCGGTTTGAGCCGGCCAACGCAAAGTTCTTCTACCAGGAGATCAGCAGCAGCTCTTTGTGCGACACTCTTCGCCTGCTAGGATGCTTTGGGGGATCGTCTGCTCTACAGGACTTCACAGGCGTGTATGAGCCGCAGCAGTCGCTACTCAAGTATTACCATGAGATTTTCAGCGGGGACATTCTAGGCGTCAA TTTCTCTGAAGACGTTCCCTACCCGTTGTCCTACGTGTGCGTCGTATTCCGGCTACTCTACAGTATTGCGCTAGACAACTTCGAGTCGCCAAACCTGAATGGCATCATCACACTCTTCAGCGATCCTCCGGCGCTTTTGCGATCTCCGAGCAAGGAGCTGGCGGCACCAGTGCATCCCAGCCAGCTGAACCTCACGCAACCCAGTCCCGAACCGCGGATAGTACACCCAGGTGTGGTACTTTGTATGCTTCAGCTACTACCCGCCGTGGAGAATGATGAAGCCCCTCTGAAGGCGGTGCAACTGCAAGTATATCTCAGCGAAATCATCAAGTCCTTGGTGCGAAGCGAGCGCAACCAGCAGATTATGTGCGACCACGGACTGGCAGAGAAGCTGCTCAAGCTGACGCGGAGAGCGCTGGCGGAGGAGTCTCATCCCCTGCACGTACCAATGCAGTACATTTTGGAGCGTCTTGCCGCCCAGGCGCTGCAGCCCACCGAGTTGCGCCAATTTCTGCGCTTAGGCGAACCGCTCTCATGTGCGGATATAGATCTTCAGCAGCCATACAAGCTGGGCGGACCCGTTCCGCTGACTCGAATCAAGACTCTGGTATCGATGACAACTCCGCGCGACTTCCGTGCCCACGGCTCAAGCACGCTGCCTCCCTTCGTGGAGCTGGACATGTCAGCGGAGGGTTTCGGTTGTCTGTACTTGCCCTCACTGGCGCCCCAAGCGACGGCCACAGCCGGTGGAACCATTGACGCGAACACCATTGGAGGCATCGGAGCAGGCGATCGCATCTTTCCCCCGCAGACAGGTCTTACGTACTCCACCTGGTTCTGTGTAGAAAAGTTCTCAGATCCGAAGACGGATCCACACTGTGTCCGGCTTCTTACCTTGGTCAGGACTATTCACAATCCGCGTGAAGAAAACCTGGCATGCTTATCCATTTTACTCTCGGCGCGGGATAAGGCGATAGTCGTCTCCACCCAGGAGACTTTGGTCACGCCCAGAAAAA GTATTGGTGATTGGGAGCCCGAAGGATCTGACGACGGCATCGCTCGCATATGGTGTCCCGACCTTCTGCATGAGGGCCAATGGCATAACCTGGTCGTTGTGCTAAACCGAGCTGTTCTGAAGAACTCCAGCTTGTTCCTTTACTTGGACGGCGTGCCCATGCATACCCAGAAGCTGCACTACATCGCCCAGCATCCGGCAGCGGGCAACGCCAGTCTCACGTCGGCCACACAGATTTTTGGATACATCGGTACGCCTCCAATATGGCGGCGATATTCGCGACTCTGTTGGAAGCAAGGCGTCTGCCATCTGATCGAAGATGTGCTTACACAGCAGACGGTGCAGACCATCTACCAACTGGGACCTCACTATATGGGCTCGCTGCAAGCTCCTCAGCTTGGTAAACAGACGGAGTCGTTGGTGCCCCTAGTGCCCGAGGATCGCGTCCTTCTGGGTCTTAACGCTAAGGCAGTGTCCAAGCTGACGCTGGTCAAAATTCGCAAAGTGTACAGCCGGGCGGACAACAAGAGCATTGCCAAGCAGCTGAATATGAACTCTCACGAGAATGCTACGCCCATCAA AATTCTGCACAACTCCGCTGGACACCTCGCAGGGGCCGGACGGTCCCTTGGCGGCGTGGTCGTCGGTTATCTGGGAGTAAGAGTCTTCAGCCCGCATCCAGTCTCAGCCATGATCGACACAGTGGGCGGCTGCAACGTGCTGCTCGGCATCATAGCCATGGCGCAAGACGTGGAGTCGTTGTATGCAGGAGTCAAGGCTTTGACCTGCGTGGTACGTAGCAATCGTGCCGCCCAAGCAGAGATGGACCGGAAGCGATGCTATCAGACGCTGGGCATGTTCTTCAAGAAGAAAAAGCATCTGCTAAACTCACACATACTGCACCTGACCTTTGGCTTAGTCGGCACTGTGAACAGCGGACAGGACATGTCATCCATTCCAAATGTGACTGCATTCCAAGACCTTTTGTGCGACCTAGAGATCTGGCATAACGCACCGAACGGACTTCTGCGATCCCTGTTGGAGCATCTGCTGGAGTTGGTGGTAGAATCTAGCGACAAGAAGCAGAACATAAAGATCATGCGAGACCTCCAGCTACTAGTCAAATTGCTGCACATCATCACCCAGATCCAAGACCACTCAACTCGAGAGATCCTCTTTAATCTGCTGGAGACTCTGCTGGGCGGTCAGCCGAGGCACACCGACCTGCTGCTTTTTGGTCAGTATGTGGCGGCCAAGCTACCACTGGCTCATAACGGAGGCTTGGAACGCGCCGTGCTCCTACCGAGCATGAAGAATCCTGCCGAAGATCAGGATGGGGGCGTGGCCCAGAACATCTACCTGCGCAATCGCTGCCTGTCTCTGCTCCACGGACTTCTATTCACGCCACGCAATACCGTGAACTATGTGATCTGCGACGATATTTCCAAGACTCTGGGAATGGATTGGCTGCTACTCTTCATGCAACCGCACGTCCACTTTACGACTGTCATCATTGCAGTGCGCATCCTGGTCGTTATCTGTGCCAACGAAAGTTTTCTTGTGCGCTTTCGGGATGCCACCCACAATGGCGGCTATCTTCGATTCACGGAGATGGTGTCACAGCGGAAAATGATGGGCCTTGGAGCCCAACAGCTTAACCAGCGTCCCACGAATGGCACTGGCACCGTCATTGTAGCCACTCCACAGAACACAATACAACATCTACCCACACAGATTGCCGGCGAGGTACGAGCAGCAGCATTGAATATTCCAG GCTTCCAGCTTCTTGAATGGCTAATGAATCATCACCTGGACGTACCGGAACTGTACTTCCTAATGACCGCCCTGATTATGGGACAGCCTGTAAAGGTGCTGGCTACGGAACATACCAAGTTTGATCTTGACCGCGTCTGGTCGTTCCTTTGGGGCGCTCCTGTCTCCGCCAACACGCAGCTGCCTAAACTCAATGTTTGTCCCGAAGGTGTGTGCGTTCTTCTGGCTATGGTGCGAGGGATCGTGCACGGTGGCGAGTGCGCACCCTGGCTACACAGCCATCCGGAAACCATCATACAGCTCCTATTCAGCCTGTATCAAAACCTCGCCGACTTTGCCCCAGTGATGATGTCTGGCGATGTGATCACCTCGCTGGTTGCCGTGCTGTTTCCACTGACATCTCGCTCAGCGGACTCTGAGCCAAATAGTGGAGCATCCACCCCTACAGACGATACGGGAACCAGCTTTGCTTTGCCACCACCGGAAGCTCTGCATGGAGCCCCGCAGCCCAAGTTAACCACTCACCCGGTGTGCAAATGCATTATCGACTTCCTGCGCGTCATCGTCGTAGACTCGCTCGGCCTGAATATGCAGGGAAAGCTTACAGCGGTAATTGATCTCGTGCTGGACGCAGCTCCGGACACGGCGGAACTCCCGCTGCAGGTTCAATACCAGACCCAGATCATCATCGCCCTAATGGATCACCTACTGGCCGCAGACGTGCTTGTGGGCGAACAGGCGGCCCTACCTCTAGTGCCTCTCTTACAGAGCCAGATGCAGCAGGTCGCACCAAACGTATTCTACCTAACCACCCGCATCGTGGACAAGCTGTGGCAGGGCTGCCTCGCCCGCAATCCGCACGACATTTTCGACTTTGTTATAAAGTTGATCGTACAGGCCAAGCGACGATCTTCATCGTTGTCGCTGGAGCAACTCCACCACTCACTGAATCGCAGCATTCTCTTCCTGCTCTCCCGCCCCACCGACGACTCGCGGGCCGAGCAAATGAGCGTGCTGGAGGCGCTGCACAAGATCATACAGCACCGTCTGCTAATTTTTGGAGCGGGCAACCACGAGCTAGAATTCATTGGATGCCTCACATACTGCCTGCTGCAACTAACTGCCGACATGAAAATTGTTCTGGAGCCGGCCACCAGCCGAAATACCACCTGGCACGTGAATCCGCAGACGGAAACGTCAGAGCCCAAAGATGAAGACCTCAACCAGTTGCAAGGTCGGAACCTGATCGTTGGCGCTGCCTTTCGCGTTTGGGAGGAGCTGTACGTTTGCAAGAAGCCGGCTATCGAGGAGGTTTTCAAAGTCTCCCTCACATCCCCACCGCCGAACTCCAAGGCACCTGATCTGCAGACCACGCGTGAGCAGGTAATGGAGCTGGCCTCGACTAAATGGTTTACCTATGTGGAGGCGGAGCGCAAGGCCACCTACCGCGTGCCCTGGGAACTGCACACCCAGTTACATTCGAAAATCCTGAAGGTCACCGGCGGATTGTCACGCTTCACCAGTCGAACTAAAGccaagaaggaagagctgGTTCGAACCAGATCGACCCTAACTCGCGAGGCTGCCTATGAGTCTACTGGCATCCATGTGCAGCTTATTAAGGATCTTCTGGACCTGCGCGCCAAGCAATACCAGCAGATGCTGCAGCATACCCAGCGCTACGTCTACCAGGACTGGGTGCAGTCGGAAATGGAGCTTACCCGTGAGCGGGGGCTGTGGGGTCCCACCGGCAGCTGTTCACTGGATAAGTGGATTTTGGACACCACCGAGGGTCCCCACCGAATGCGCAAGAAGACGATGCGCAACGATGTCTTTTACCTGAACTATCCATACAGACCGGAGTTGGAACTGGCCGACAACAGGCAGCTGAAATACAAGGTAGCCTCCAGTCTGGACAGCAAGACGTACGCACTGCACGGTCCGCAGCAGCCGCGCATCCTGGCCGAGGCAGCGGATCACCATGCTATGCAACAGCAGAGTTCGCTGGAAGCGGTACATTCGCATCGTTTGGAGACCAGCAATTCAACATCAACACCTCCACCGCTTGCTCTACCAAAGCTTGTCGGTCATGGACCAGCACCGCAGGAGTCAGTGGATGGTAATGCCCCAGAGGATGACGAGGAGGAAGAAGACACCTCGATGACCAGCGATAATGAGACCTTCTTGCGCCTACTAGAAGAACAGGAGAAGATCAGCTTTATGTTTCGATGTGCTAGGGTCCAGGGACTGGACACCTTTGAGGGACTTTTATTGTTCGGCAAGGAACACTGTTACATTGTGGATGGCTTTACGTTGTTGAAGAACCGTGAGATTCGGGACATCGACACGCTACCGCCAGGCGCTTATGAGCCGATCATTCCCAACTCTGGAGGAACCTGCTCGACTACTTCCCGCGCCGTTAGCCACAAGCTCAGGCAGTGCTCTAAGTTCGCTTACGAGGAAATCCGTGAGGTGCACAAGCGGCGTTACTTGCTCCAACCCATTGCCTTGGAGGTGTTCTCCGAAGACGGACGCAATTACCTTTTGAGCTTTCCGCGCAAGGTGCGCAACAAGGTTAATCAGCGGTTCCTGGCTCTGGCCACTGCACTGAACGACAACGCCCAGCAGTCCGTGGCGGGACAGAAGCGCACGGCCAGTGTGGAGCAAACGGCGGGCATCTTCAGCGGCCTGATCGGCGAGACCTCGGTGACCCAGCGGTGGGTGCGCGGCGAGATCTCCAACTTCCAGTACCTTATGCACCTGAACACGCTGGCCGGGCGCAGCTACAACGACCTGATGCAGTACCCCGTCTTTCCCTGGATCCTGGCCGATTACGACTCCGAAGAGTTGGATCTGACCAACCCGAAGACCTTCCGAGACTTTTCGCGACCCATGGGAGCCCAAGCCGAGGAGCGGCTGGAACAATTCCAGAAGCGCTTCAAGGAGTGGGACGATCCGCATGGCGAGACCCCTCCATACCACTACGGCACCCATTACAGTTCAGCGATGATTGTGTGCTCGTACCTGGTGAGGCTGGAGCCCTTTTCGCAGCCATTCCTTAAGCTGCAGGGCGGACACTTCGATCTTGCGGACCGCATGTTTCATAGCATTAAGGAGGCCTGGCTATCTGCCTCGAAGTTGAACATGGCCGACGTCAAGGAACTCATCCCAGAGTTCTTCTACTTGCCCGAGTTCCTCAGCAATTTCAACAGCTTCGATCTGGGTACCAAGCAGAATGGTGAGACCCTCAACCACGTTATCCTGCCGCCGTGGGCCAAGCACGATCCAAGGGAGTTCATCCGACTTCACAGGAGCGCCCTGGAGTGTGACTATGTCAGCCAGCATTTGCATTTG TGGATTGACTTAATCTTTGGATGCAAGCAACAGGGACCAGCCGCCGTTGATGCCGTCAATGTGTTTCACCATCTCTTCTACGAAGGAAACGTGGATATCTACAA CATTGATGATCCACTCAAAAAGAATGCCACCATAGGCTTCATTAACAACTTTGGCCAGATTCCAAAGCAGCTGTTCAAAAAGGCGCATCCTGCCAAAAAGATGGGCAGCTCTCGTCACTCGGCGTTAATCGATCCTACTTCACTGATCCAGGGCAATAGCACAGTGCTTCAAACCGACCGGCTGTTCTTCCATAACCTGGACAACCTTAAGCCCAGTCTGCAGCCCATCAAGGAGCTGAAAGGTCCAGTCGGTCAAATATTGCAACCAGACAAAACGGTGTTTGCTGTGGAGCAGAACAAGGTGATGATGCCGCCTTCGTACACGAAGTACATCGCCTGGGGCTTTGCCGACCATTCACTCCGCGTAGGACTCTACGACACGGACCGGGCATCCTTCGTGTCCGAAGCATCGGCCCAGAACTCGAGCGAGATTCTGGCTTGCGCCTGTCCCAATGCCAAGATGATTGTCACGGCCGGCACCAGTTCGGTGGTGACTATCTGGAAGTTCGATGCGAATCGAAAGAGCCTTGCTGTGAAGCACTCATTGCACGGGCACACCGACGCCGTCACCTGCCTAGCAGCCAGTGCGGCCTACAATGTCATCGTGTCCGGATCGCGGGACGGCACGGCCATAGTCTGGGACATGACGCGGTTCACCTTCGTGCGCCAGCTGCGAGGACATGCTGGTGTGGTGGCTGCCGTGGCCATTAATGAGCTTACCGGAGATATTGCCACCTGCTCGGCCACCTGGCTCCACGTGTGGTCCATCAATGGCGACGCCCTGGCTATGGTCAACACATGTGTGGGCAGTGCGGATCGCATGCAGCAGATCTTGTGTGTGGCCTTCTCGCAGATCCGCGAGTGGGACCAGCAGAATGTAGTAATAACGGGCTCAACCGACGGTGTGGTGAGG ATGTGGTCTCTGGAGCACACACaggtgcccatcgatcgcaagTTGAAGCGAGGCACGGAGGTGTCCTCGCAAGACAAACCAGACTCTGTCTCTTTGGAAGGCAAagacaataaggacgacaaaATAAGCCTAATTAAGCCAATAAGAAGCCTTTCGCAGTCAGAGGAAGAATTGG AGATTGTCAAATCCGCTTCGGAAAGTAGCATTTCAGAGGCCTCACAGCATAGCCTGGAGTCGAGTAAGTCAGCAGGTGCTAAAGCGGATCTGGAAGGTGAGCCCAGAAAAAGCTCCATTTCGGGGGCAAAGTCCCTGCACGAAATGAAATCAGCCACTGTTGAAGGGGAGAGCAGCAGCTGTGATCCCAAATCCAATGAAG ATGAATATTCTATAAGGCCAAGCAAATCAGATACGAGCCTGACTGACGGATTCGTTTTAATAGACAACGACAGGCATAAAGGCGACCAAATTCTAAGAAAAG GCTTCAGATGGCAACGTCAATTAATGTTCCGATCTAAGCTAACCATGCATACGGCTTATGATCGCAAGGATAATGCTGAACCTGCTAGTATTACAGCGTTAACGGTATCCAAAGATCACAAGATTTTATATGTCG GGGATGCACGAGGTCGTATCTTTTCGTGGAGCGTTACGGAACAGCCTGGTCGAGGAGTTGCCGATCACTGGCTGAAAGATGAGGGAGCTGATCAGTGTGTCAAATGCCACGTCAA ATTTACACTTTACGAGAGGAAGCATCATTGTCGCAATTGCGGTCAAGTGTTCTGCAACAAGTGCAGTCGCTTCGAGTCGGAAATATCGCGTCTTCGAATCCTAAAGCCAGTTAGGGTGTGCCAGGCGTGCTACAGTCAACTGCGAACCAATTCGTTGGACAATTAG